GGTCCCGTCCTCATCGGAGTCGGCAGTAGCTATCTCCGCCGCTCACAGAAATACAATTATTTCTCTATAAATAAATAAAATTTTTAACCATATATTTAGGAATGATAAGAAACGAATCTCAAATATTTCTCCCGGCGGGGGCGGCAACGAGACGGACGGCGAGGGCGGTAACTGACCGCAATCGCCGAACGCGAACGCTTTTTTCCGGGCCGGTACGCGAAACGACTGCTATCGACGCCCACGACGCCCGGCAGTCCGAGCGACGGCGGCGCGCCCGACGAGTCGGCGAACAGCGTTTTACCCGTCGGACCCGTGACTCTGTAGGAGAACAATGGCGGAGTACGATTTCGACGGCCGGGTCGCGTTCGTGACGGGTGGCGCGCGCGGGCAGGGTCGCTCGCACGCCCTGCGGTACGCCGAGAACGGCGCGGACGTGGCGTGTGCCGACATCTGCGAGACGACCGACGAATCGGCCTACGAACTCGGCGACGAGACCGAACTGGACGAGACGGTCCGGAAGGTCGAAGACCGCGGCCAGTCGGCGCTCGGCGTCCAGATGGACGTGGCAGACGAGAGGGAAGTCGAGGCGGGCGTCGAACGTGCCGTCTCGGAGTTCGGCCGCATCGACTTCCTCGCCAACAACGCCGGGGTCGCGCCCGTCTCGGGCCTGATGGAGTTAGACGAACAGACGTGGGACCACGCGCTCGACGTGAATTTGAAGGGGAGGTGGCTCTGCGCGAAACACGTCGGCCAGCACATGATAGACCGCGGCGAGGGCGGGCGCATCGTCAACACCCCTTCGACCGCCGGGATGGTCGCCTCGCCGGGTCTGGGCCACTACACCGCCGCGAAGCACGGCGTCCTCGGTCTGACCAAGACGCTGGCGATGGAGTTGGCTCCGCACGACGTGACGGTCAACGCGGTGTGTCCGACCGCCGTGGACACGCCGACGACCGGCGGCATCGTCGAATCCATCGGCGAGGAGATGGCCGAAGTCGCCGAGCAGTCCGGCCCGGACAACGTGTTGGGCGAAATCGTCCAACCCGAGGACGTGAGCGCGGCGTTCGTGTGGCTGTCGAGCGACGACGCCCGCTTCGTCACCGGCATCGCGCTCCCGGTGGCCGCGGGCGCGACGGCAATCTGACCCACCGTGAACTGGAACGACTTCATCGACCGCGACCGGAACCGCATCGCGTGGTGGCTCTACCTGCTCGCGCTCGCCCTCGGCGTGGTCTACGTCGGCTACTCCTTCGTCGGGATGTTCGTACTCGGCGTGTTCCTCTACTACGCCTCGCGGCCAATCTGCGAGCGCGTCGGCGCACACGTCGATAGGGACGGCGTGGCGGCGGCGCTGACGCTGTTAGGTATCGTGACTCCCATCCTCGTCGTCGTCGGCTACGTCCTCGTGGCGGGCCTCCGAGACGCCGCCTCGCTGTCGGGGACGCCGGGGAGTATCCTCGCGCCGCTGTTGAACGTCGAGAGTCTGAGTACGAACCAGCAGGACCTCGTGAACACGCTGTTGAACAACCCCCAGCAGGTCCAGTCGGTCGATACCGGCCGGATTCGCCAGTTGGCGAACGCCGTCCTGTCGGCGCTCGGGGCGGTGGTGGGGCTTGCCGTCCTGCTATCGCTGTCGTTCGGGTTCGCGTTCTTCCTCCTGCGGGACGACGACCGAATCGCGGCGTGGTTCCGCGACGAGATAGCGCCGAAGGGGACGACGGGCCACGCCTACGCCCACGCCGTGGACGACGAACTAGAGACGGTGTTCTACGGCAACGTCCTGTTCGTGTTCACGATGGCGATTCTGTCGGCGGTCGTCTACTACGGGTTCAACTTCGTCGCGCCGCCCGCGCTGACCATCCCGTTCGCCGTCCTGCTGGCGCTGTTGACCGGGGTCGCCAGTCTCGTCCCCCTCGTGGTCGGGAAAATCGTCTACGTCCCGCTGGTCGGGTACCTCGCGTGGGTCGCCGCGGGACAGGGCGGCCCGGCGATGATTTACCCTATCGGCCTGCTGGTGGTTTCGTTTCTCGTACTCGACATCCTTCCACAGACGTTCCTCCAGCCCTACATCTCGGGCAACCAGATTCACATGGGCGTCATGATGTTCGCGTACATCCTCGGCCCGATGCTGTTCGGGTGGTACGGCTTCTTCCTGCTCCCGCTGTTTTTCGTGCTGGTGATTCAGGCGGTCCGCATCGTCGTGACCGACCTGATTCACGGCGAGGAACTCACGCCCGACGTGGACGCCGCCCCGTCGCTCGGCAAGCGCGACTTGGGTCAGAGCGGCGAGGACGACGGCGACGAGTCGGCGTCAACGTCGTCGTGAGCGTCTAGTAAGGAGAGGAGAGGAGAAGACAAAGAAGCTAGCGACAGGCTTGAGCCAATCAGACCGCAACCGCACCGCACGGCACCGCCACCGCGGGCCACACCCTCCCCAACCGACTCCCTCACTCGTACCCGTCGGGTACTCGTTCGCTCGTCCCTCGCGCGGGTCGGCGCGACCACGAGGGTCGCGCCAGCGCGCGCCGGTGGTTTTTGGGTCGTCTCGGTTCTGCAGGTCGTCGCTCGGTCCTCACGCGGTCTCTTCCTCCGAGGAATCGTCGCCCGCGTCCTCGGCCAGCAGGGGTTCGAGCGCGTCGTAGAACGCCGCGGGGTCGGCCGGGAACACCGAAATCGGCTTGGGTCGCCCGGCGACCTTGATTCGGGCCTTCCCGCGCTTGCGGTAGGTCCAGTAGAGACTGACCGCGCCGAACGCCGCGAACCCGAGACCGAGCGCCGCGTTTCGCCGGGTGGAGTACAACCCCCATCCGACGAGGACCGCGCTCAGGACGGCGAGGAAGTAGTCGAAGTCCTCTACCGTCACCTCCGCCACGTCGTCCAGCGAGACGCTGGTGAGTTCGTCGTCGGCGGCGACGAGCAGGCGGTCGTCGGTCAGCGCGACCGACCCGCCGGTCCGCAGGGCCAGTCGCTCGCGCACGGTCTCGTCGTCGGCGAGCGCGTCGGACGGAGCAGACATCGGGCGGGAGTTGTCGGCGCAGGGTCGAAAAAGGGTCGGTTCGGGGGCCGGGAGAGTAGCGAGGCGCGCAGTCGTCAGTCGAGCAAATCGCGGTAGGCCGGGTGGACCCACGCGTACTCGACGGCGGTCAGGCCCTCGCGCACGTCCTCGTTTCGCGCCAGCGTCTCGGCCTCGTGCTGTCGCACGCCGTCCTCGTCGAACGGCATGACCGACGCGAAGACGCCCTCGTAGTGGTAGACAGCGCGCTCGCCGCCTTCTTCCAGTCCGACGAGCGAGTACGCGCCGTTGTTCCGGCGAATCAGGTGTGCGGCCTTCAGGTACACGTCGGCACCGCCCTGCTCGCGGGCGATGGCCGCACAGAGCCTGTCGAAGATTTCGGTGTTCGCGGCGGGCGGGACTGAACTGGCCATGTGCGTGTACTCGACCGGAGAACTAAAGCGGTGAGCCAAGCGTAGTGAAACTGAAAGTAGTCGCTCGCGGGCGTCCGCGTCGCTCCGACGGGCGTCGAAACTGGTCAGTATCGTACGAACACGTAGATTGATAACTGCCCGGACCGAGTTACGAACGCAGACCTGACTGGTAGTCAGTGTCTGGCGTCCTGGGCCCGTATCCCATCATCACTACACCCAAACTGGCTTTCGACGGTTCGTGTACCCCGAACCGTCTTCGGACGCCGCGGTCGGTGTCGGATTCCGTCGCGGGCCGAAGCACACATCCCTCCAGCGGACGTACCGGATGCGTGTTCCCCGAGGAAATCGAGACCGAGCGCCTGCGGTTCGTCCGTCTCTGCCGGGAGAACGTGCCGACGGCGGAACTCTACCGATACATGCGCGCCGGGGCACCCCACATGGCCGAGGTCAGCGAGTACGTCATGTGGGACCCCCACGAGACGCCGAAAGACACCCACGACTACCTCGCCGACGTGGAAGAGCAGTGGGACGACCGGGGACAGGCCACCTACGCTATCTTTCCGCGCGACGACGCGGACCCGTCCGGCGACGACGCCGAACTCGCGGGCACGACCAACCTCCACTTCGATTGGGAACGTCGCTCGGCCGAGTTGGGAATCTGGCTCCGCAGGCCGTTCTGGGGCCGTGGATACTCCGGCGAACGCGCGGCGGCGATGCTGGAACTCGCGTTTGACCGCCTCGACCTCGAACTCGTCGGCGCGTCCCATCAGGACGGCAACGAGCGGTCCCGACGCGCCATCGAGAAGTACGTCGGACGGTTCGGCGGCCAACACGACGGCGTTCTCCGGAACTTCGTGCCGTCC
Above is a genomic segment from Halorussus caseinilyticus containing:
- a CDS encoding mycofactocin-coupled SDR family oxidoreductase; the encoded protein is MAEYDFDGRVAFVTGGARGQGRSHALRYAENGADVACADICETTDESAYELGDETELDETVRKVEDRGQSALGVQMDVADEREVEAGVERAVSEFGRIDFLANNAGVAPVSGLMELDEQTWDHALDVNLKGRWLCAKHVGQHMIDRGEGGRIVNTPSTAGMVASPGLGHYTAAKHGVLGLTKTLAMELAPHDVTVNAVCPTAVDTPTTGGIVESIGEEMAEVAEQSGPDNVLGEIVQPEDVSAAFVWLSSDDARFVTGIALPVAAGATAI
- a CDS encoding AI-2E family transporter, which gives rise to MNWNDFIDRDRNRIAWWLYLLALALGVVYVGYSFVGMFVLGVFLYYASRPICERVGAHVDRDGVAAALTLLGIVTPILVVVGYVLVAGLRDAASLSGTPGSILAPLLNVESLSTNQQDLVNTLLNNPQQVQSVDTGRIRQLANAVLSALGAVVGLAVLLSLSFGFAFFLLRDDDRIAAWFRDEIAPKGTTGHAYAHAVDDELETVFYGNVLFVFTMAILSAVVYYGFNFVAPPALTIPFAVLLALLTGVASLVPLVVGKIVYVPLVGYLAWVAAGQGGPAMIYPIGLLVVSFLVLDILPQTFLQPYISGNQIHMGVMMFAYILGPMLFGWYGFFLLPLFFVLVIQAVRIVVTDLIHGEELTPDVDAAPSLGKRDLGQSGEDDGDESASTSS
- a CDS encoding GNAT family N-acetyltransferase, whose product is MSDSVAGRSTHPSSGRTGCVFPEEIETERLRFVRLCRENVPTAELYRYMRAGAPHMAEVSEYVMWDPHETPKDTHDYLADVEEQWDDRGQATYAIFPRDDADPSGDDAELAGTTNLHFDWERRSAELGIWLRRPFWGRGYSGERAAAMLELAFDRLDLELVGASHQDGNERSRRAIEKYVGRFGGQHDGVLRNFVPSDDEVRDLHRYTVSKEQYREAVEKDK